The Calditrichia bacterium genomic interval AGAATTGGCACTCAGCCGGTAGTTGCCTGCCATGTATTGCACAATACCCTGCGCCAGTTTTACAACGCCCTGCAGATCTTCAAATTGTTTTTTGGTATCCAGAACGGTGTGGCGAATCCAGCCGGTTTTGCCGCTGCGGGTGCTGATTTTCGTCCAGTCGTTTTGTTTATCGATCAAATAATACGTATCGCCCATTTGCAATTGTCCGGTGGATGGCGCATTGAGATCCGGCGATTCCCGAAGCGTAACCGTTTGCCGGTAAAACCGGCTGAGGTCTTTCAACGTTTGCATGGGCAACCGGAGTGGCGCAAAGTTCACCTGCAATGTTGGGATGGCTGCTTTTAGCGTATCGCGGCTGTATTGATCGGGGATCATCAACCCGAATGCGGATACGGGGAATTCTTCCCGGGGCACCAATCGCAAATGCGGATGCAGCCAAACGTCCGTGCTGTCCTCGTAAAATTCGCCCCAAATAACCACCAGCGCATTCTGGTTCAGCGCTTCTTCGTGTATGCGTTTCGGCGTCAATTCGATGCGTGTTTCGGTCTGTCGCAGGTTAATCACGCCAACGCTCGTCACGCCTTCGATAGTGCCGAGTACCTGTTGCGCAATGATCTGGGAAATATCCCTGCCCCAATCGCTCAACTGCGGCGAGTCAAACTCCAGCACCAGAATTTTGTGTTTGACCCCCTGCAATCGCGGT includes:
- a CDS encoding SH3 domain-containing protein produces the protein MKNKYLHLVLLLAFCCSAVAGDISRIGGPPRLQGVKHKILVLEFDSPQLSDWGRDISQIIAQQVLGTIEGVTSVGVINLRQTETRIELTPKRIHEEALNQNALVVIWGEFYEDSTDVWLHPHLRLVPREEFPVSAFGLMIPDQYSRDTLKAAIPTLQVNFAPLRLPMQTLKDLSRFYRQTVTLRESPDLNAPSTGQLQMGDTYYLIDKQNDWTKISTRSGKTGWIRHTVLDTKKQFEDLQGVVKLAQGIVQYMAGNYRLSANSFQNYLDKNAYRQDSMNRAFAHIMLGNSKFWGKEYFNRIPRDEDVSIEYYRAKQLLPGHPSPVNHLAIVNMYKMRFHPSREMIPAIEKELIEIIKTQNDLDAIGNLRIAYGMVERNLDWLAKRDGSSESAASLRSRLNEKISKLDHVAEQLKVQRIAPER